The DNA window GGATCTCCGCCGGAAAGTCAGGGAAGGTCGCGAGATCGTTGCCGGCGAGCGCGGTGGACAGGGTGAACTGACCGCCGGTCAGCTGCATGCCGTCGCCGCTGTCGCCGGCGAACCGGACGACGATGGCTTCGGGCGAAGGATGCGCGGCCGCTTCCGCGTGGGTGATGGTGTGCGTGGCTGTGGCCATGTGGCCTTTTTAGAAGCGCCTTGCGGCGCGCGCCACCATGTTGTGAGTTCCGCGGAGGAACGCCCGATCCGATGGCGCAGACCCGCGATTGCCAAGACGAAGGCCGCTCATCATAGTCCCCACAAGAACAAAGCGGGGGAAAGATGAGCCAGCGTCAACGTGAAACCCGGAAATGGTCTTTTCCGCTGCGCTGGACGGCAGCGGCGGCCTTGTCTGCCATGGTTCCCGCCGCCCAGCTTTCGCACGCATCGGCGCAGCCGGCCCCAGCCGCCAGCGAAGGCCTGGTCGGCAAGGCGATGGAGCGGCTGTGGGTGCCGATGCGCGACGGCGTCCGGCTCGATACCAGCGTGTTCCTGCCCAAGGGCCCCGGCCCGTTCCCAAGCGTTCTCGTCCGCACGCCCTATCCATTCGGCGAGCCCAATTCCGCCTTCGAAAAGAAGCTGATGGAGCGCGGCTATGCGATCATTTTCCAGAACGAGCGCGGCATGTACATGTCGGAAGGCCGTCACGAATATATGGCCAATGCCGGGCCGGACGGCGTCGACACACTGAACTGGATCGCCAAGCAGCCCTGGTCGACCGGCAAGGTCGGCACCTACGGCTGTTCGTCAAGCGCGGAAGCGCAGCTGGCGCTGATCGCGCAGAACCATCCGGCGCACCAGGCAGCGGTCGTGCTCGCTTATGGCGCAGGCATCGGAAAAATCGGTCCCTATGCCGAGCAGGGGAATATCTATCGCGGCGGCGCGCTGCAGCTGCTCTTCGCGAGCTGGATGCGCGATTATATCGGCAGCAGCGGCCCTGGCGCGGACGAGCGCATGATGTTCCCGCCGAACCTGACGCCCGAAGCGAAGGCGCGGCTGTGGAAGCTCTATTCGATGCAGCTCAAGGACTATGCGACGACCCCTAAGCGCTCGACCGAGGAGATGCTTAAATATTACCAGCACCTGCCGGTGACCGACCTCAACAAGGCGGTCGGCGGGCCGCGCACCGATTGGGACGATTTTGCGGGCTGGTCCCCGGCCGATCCGCGCTGGAAAGGCATCGACTTCGCCAATGAAGGCGACAAGTTCGGCGTCCCGGCGCTGTGGGGCGTGTCATGGTACGACGTCAGCGTCGGGCCCAACCTCTATCTCTACGATTATGCCCGGCGGAACGTCGCCGCGGGGCGGCCCAAGGACGAGCAGTTTCTGGTGGTAACTCCGGGCGTTCACTGCAGCTTTCAGCAGCACCCGGCGAAAAAGACCGTGGGCGAGCGGGAGATCGGCGATCCCAGCTATGACATGGACAAACGCATCATCGACTTCTTCGACTGGAAGCTGAAGGGCGTGAACAATGGCGAGGCGAGCCAGCCGCGGGTCATGACCTACCAGATGGGCGAGAACCGCTGGGTTTCCGGCGACCGGGCGATGACCGAGGCGCCCAATAAGCTCGAGTTCTACCTGACCAGCCGCAATGGCGCGAACAGCGTCTTTGGCGACGGATTGCTCGCAGGCCAGCCGGTGGCGGACGGGCGCGACGCCGACAACTTCGTCTACGATCCCAAAAGGCCGGTGCAGACTCTCGGCGGCGGCGCCTGCTGCATGGGCGGCATTCCCGCCGCCGGCGCCTACGACCAGGCGCCCGTCGAAGCGAGGCACGACGTGCTCGTCTATTCGACGCCGCCGCTGACGGACGCGGTTCGGGTGCGCGGGCCGATCACGCTCGAACTCTACGTCTCGTCGGATGCGCCGGACACGGACCTCGCCGTCAAGCTGACCGACGTCTATCCGGACGGGCGCTCCTACAATCTCGACGATACAATATACCGGCTTCGCTATCGCGACGGGTACGACCGGCCGCAGATGATGCGGGCCGGCAAGGTCTACAAGGTGGTGCTGCCGCCGATGTTCACCGGCAACACCTTCCTGCCCGGGCACCGCATCCGGGTGCAGATCACGTCGAGCAACTTCCCGCGCTACGACCGCAACCTGAACACCGGGGCGAACAACGGCGCGACCACGGCCATGCGGGCGGCGCGCAACGCCATTCACCATTCGGCCGCTTATCCGTCGAAGGTCACGTTAGCGACTGACTGAGCGCGTGACCGGCAACGATCATCTTTACCGCCGCGGCGTCGGCGTGATGCTGCTCAACGCCGACAAACAGGTGTGGGTCGGGGCGCGCATCGATAATCCCGAGGACGCGTGGCAGATGCCGCAGGGCGGAATCGACGAGGGCGAGGATCCGTGGGCGACCGCGCTCCGCGAACTCGAGGAAGAGACCGGAATCCCGCCGCACCTGGTCGAGCGAATCGCCGATTGCCCGGAGCGGCTGCGCTACGTTTTGCCGGAGGAATGGCGGCCGCGGCTATGGGGCGGCAAGTGGCTGGGGCAGGAACAGGACTGGTTCCTCTGCCGCTTCCTGGGCCGCGACAGCGACGTCGACATCGTGACCGCCCATCCGGAGTTCCGCGCCTGGAAATGGGTCGCGCCCGAGCGGCTTCCGGAGCTGATCGTCCCGTTCAAGCGCGATCTTTACACCCGGCTGCTTCAGGAATTTGCCGAGCATCTGTGACGCTTCGGTGTCAGTTGCGAGACTCCTGCGGCTCGACTAAGCCGCACCGTCGCCTGCAGGGGGTCGCACGATGTTAAACTGGTTTCAGCGCCTGCTTCCACGCAAAGGCGATTTCTTTGGAATGTTCGAGGCGCATGCCGCGACACTGGTCGGGGCAGCCAAGGCGCTGCAGCGGATCGCCGACGACGGCGTCTCCCCGGGCGAGCTGCTCAGCGACATCCAGGAGCATGAGCACCAGGCCGACGACATTATCCGCAATGTCCTGACCGAAGTGCGGCGCACCTTCCTGACGCCCTTCGATCGCGGGGACATCACCTCGCTGATCGGCGCGATGGACGATGCGATCGACGAGATGCTCGCCGCCGCGCGCGCGATCGACCTCTACGAGCTTCGCGAACTCCGGCCGGAAATGAAGCAGATCATTGGCCTGATTGGCGAAGCCGCGGACGTCACCGCCCAGGCCGTGCCGCTGCTGCGCAACGTCAGCGCGAACGGCCCGAGGCTCCATGAGCTGACCGGCCGCCTAGTCAGCCTTGAAGGCGACGCCGACGATCTTCACGCGGCCGGCCTCAAGCAGGCGTTCCAGCAGGCCCGGACCGATCCGCTGAGCTTCGCCGTCGCGCGCGAAGTGTTCAAGAATCTGGAACGGGTCACCGACGCCTTCGAGGACGTCGCCAACGAGATCGACGGCATCGTCATCGATCACGCCTGAGGGGCAACACAAGTGCACGAGCTTGCCTTTCCCCTCCTCGTCGGCCTGATCCTAGTCGCGCTGGCGTTCGATTTTTTGAACGGCCTGCACGACGCCGCGAATTCCATCGCGACCGTGGTCGCTACCCGCCTGCTCGGTCCGGTCGCCGCGGTGGGCTTCGCAGCTTTCTTCAACTTCGCGGCTTATTTCCTGTCGCTAGCCGTCCCCGAGCTTCATCGCGTCGCCGAGACGATCGGCAAAGGCATTATCGACGCCAATCTGGTGACGCCTGGCGTCGTCTTCGGCGCGCTTGCCGGCGCGATGTTCTGGAACGTCGTCACCTGGCTGAAGGGGATTCCATCATCGTCCAGCCACGCGCTGGTCGGCGGGATCGTCGGCGCGGGCGTCGCCCACGCGTCGGTCAGCGCCATCCAGTGGCCTGGCCTCAACAAGACGCTCGTCGCGATCGTCCTGTCGCCGACGCTGGGCATGATGCTGGCGATGCTGATCATGCTGGTGACGAGCTGGCTCGGCGTGCGTGCGACTGCCCGGGGCGCCGAGCGGACGTTCCGCGCCCTTCATCTCGTCTCTTCCGCCACTTACTCGCTCGGACACGGCCTCAACGATGCGCAGAAGACGATGGGCATCATCACCGTGCTTCTCTATTCGACCGGCTATCTCCACGGCGAATTCCACGTGCCGCACTGGGTCGCGCTGAGCTGCTATGTCGCGATCGGCCTTGGCACGATGACGGGCGGCTGGCGGATCATCGAAACGATGGGCACCCGCATCACCAAGCTGTCGCAGCACCAGGGCTTCAGCGCCTCGGCCGGCGGGTCGGTGATGCTGATCGCCGCATCCTGGTTCGGCATTCCAGTATCGACAACCCACACCATCACCGGCTGCGTGATCGGCGCCGGCGCCGCCCGCCGAGCCTCGGCCGTGCGCTGGGGCGTCGCCGGCAATGTGATGATCGCCTGGCTCATCACCATTCCCGCATCCGCGACGGTCGCGGCGCTCTTCTACTGGCTGGTCAACGGCCATTTCTTGCGCGTGCTGATCGGCATTGCGATCATGACGCTGCTCGTGTTCCTCAGCCGGACATTCCGCCCCCGCCCCTGAGCTGTCGGCCCGGTGTGGCGTTCGGCAAATGGCCCGGCTAGGAGCCGGGCATGGGGGAATTGACGTCCAGCGAACGCGAAGCGGTTGAGCGCGCAGGCGCCGAGCCGATGCTTGATCAGGTGCTTGCATGGTCGGCGATCAACAGCGGTTCGCGCAATCTTGCCGGGCTCGAGCGCATGGGTGAAGTCCTCGCCGACGCCTTTTCGGCGCTGCCGGGGCTGCTCAGGCTCGAACAGCCGCAGAAGGTCGACGCCGTGGACGCTGCGGGCGCGACGCAGGACCTCCCGCACGGTCGGCACCTGCACCTGACAGTCCGCCCGACGGCCCCTCTCCAGCTTCTCTTCACCGGCCACATGGACACGGTGTTCGCCGCCGACCACGCGTTCCAGGAGACGCGCTGGCTCGACGAGGGCGTGCTCAACGGGCCTGGCGTCGCCGACATGAAGGGCGGACTTGCCGTCATGCTTGCGGCGTTGAAGGCAGTCGAGAAGAGCAGGCTTGCCGACCGCATCGGCTATGAAGTCGTGATCAACAGCGACGAGGAAGTCGGGTCGCTCGCGTCAGCCGGGCTGCTCAAGCAGGCGGCGCAGGGCAAGCGGGCGGCGCTGACCTACGAACCAGCCGCGCTTCCGGACGGCACGCTGGCAGGCGCGCGTCCCGGCAGCGGCAACTTTTCATTCGTCATCAAAGGCAAGTCCGCGCATGCCGGGCGCAATCCGGAGGACGGCCGCAATGCGGTGGTCGCCGCGTCGGAGCTCGCGCTCCGGCTTTCCATGTCAAAGACCCCCGGCCTGTCGATCAATCCGGCGAAGATCGACGGCGGCGGCCCGAACAATGTCGTGCCCGACCTCGCGATCCTGCGCGTCAACATGCGGCCGCGCACCGGCGACGACCAGGAGATCGCCGGGCGGCTGATCGCCAAGGCCGTCGACGAGACCGCCAAAAGCCACGAAGTCTATATCGAGGTCCACGGGGGCTTCGCACGTCCGCCCAAGCCGCTGGACGAAGAGGCCGAAGCCTTGTTCAAGCTTGTCCAGGCCGCCGGCGCGGACCTCGGCCAGTCGTTCGGCTGGCAGCCATCCGGCGGCGTGTGCGACGGCAACAACATCGCCGCCTGCGGCGTGCCCGTCGTCGACACGATGGGCGTGCGCGGCGGCAAGATCCACAGCATGGAGGAATATCTGATCACGGAAAGCCTGGCCGAGCGTGCGGCGCTGTCGGCCCTGACCGTCCTGCGGCTTGCCGGAGAGGCGCAATGAGCTTTCGCGTCCGCGCCGTCAAAGGCGAAGATTTCCAGGCGATCTACAAGATGGCGAAGCTGACCGGTGGCGGCTTCACCAACCTGCCGCCCGAACGGGCGACCCTCGTCGCCAAGATCGACAAGTCGGACAAGAGCTTCGCCCGCGACGAAGATCGCCAGGGCAACGACCTCTACATGTTCGTGCTCGAGGATCCTAAACGTCAGCTGATCCGCGGGACCTGCCAGGTGTTCGGCGAAGTCGGCGTCGACCAGCCCTTCTTTTCCTACCACCTCAGCACCCACACCCAGTCGAGCCCGGAGCTGGGAAAGACCTTTCGCAACCAGCTGCTGACGCTGACCACCGATCTCGAAGGCTCGTCGGAGGTCGGGGGGCTATTCCTGCACCCGGAAATGCGCGCAGGCGGCTGGGGCTCCCTGCTTGCCCGCAGCCGTTACCTCTTCATCAAGCTTCACCGGCAGCGCTTCGGCCCGCGCACGCTCGCGGAGCTTCGCGGCGTGATGGATGAAGGCGGCAACGCGCCCTTCTGGGATGCGCTCGGCGGCAAGTTCTTCGGCATGACCTTTCCCGAAGCCGACGAATTCAATGCGGTGCACGGCACCAAGTTCATCGCAGATTTGATGCCGAGGACGCCGATATACGTGACGCTCCTCACCGACGGGGCGCGATCGGTCATGGGCCTGCCGCATCCGAGCGGCCGGGCGGCGCTGCGCATGCTCGAGGAAGAGGGATTCAGCTTCGACCGGTACATCGACATTTTCGACGGCGGTCCAACGGTGACCGCCAGCACCGACAACATCCGCACCATCCGCGAATCCAAGCTCGAAACGGTCTGTGAAATCGAGGACGGCGGGAAGATGCGCGCACTGGTCGCCAAGGGGCGGCTGAAGGACTTCCGCGCCTGCTGCGCAAGCGTCCGCCGACTTCCGCGCAAGGGCGTCTGCATCGACCGCGAAGCCGCCGAGCTGCTCGAAGCCGAGATCGGCGACGAGATTGCGGTGATCTCCCGCTGATGCCGCTTCGCGAGATCAACTTCGACGGGATCATCGGCCCGAGTCATAATTATGCGGGGCTGAGCCTGGGCAATGTCGCGTCCATGAGCCACGGCGGACAGGTATCGGAACCCCGCGCGGCGGCGCTGCAGGGCATCGAGAAGATGCGCGCCAACCTTGCGCTGGGCCTGGCGCAGGGCGTGTTCGTACCGCACCCGCGCCCGGACCGCGCCTGGCTGGCGGAGCTTGGCACGACCATCGAGCATGCCGAGCCGATCCTTGCCGCCAATGCGATGTCGGCCTCGGCAATGTGGGCCGCGAACGCGGCGACTGTCTCCCCCGCGCCGGACACGAGCGACGGCAAGTGCCACCTGACGGTCGCGAACCTGCGCACCATGCCGCATCGCAGCCATGAGTGGCCGGCAACGCTCGCGCAGCTGCGGCTCGCCTTCCGCGGCGACGGCTTTGCCGTCCACGCCCCGGTGCCGCCGGCGTTCGGCGACGAAGGCGCGGCCAACCACATGCGGCTTGCGCCCAGGCACGGCGAGCGCGGCGTCGAAGTGTTCGTCTATGGCGTCACCGGCGGCGCCTTCCCGGCCCGGCAGCACATCGAAGCGTCGCGGGCGATCGCCCGGCTCCACGGCCTCGATCCCCAGCGGACCATCTTCGTCGAGCAGTCCGAAGAAGCGATCGCGTCAGGTGCCTTCCACAATGACGTGGTCGCGGTCGCCAACGAACGCGTGCTGCTCGCCCATGAGCAGGCGTTCGCGGACAAGGGCTCGCTGGTGGCGCAGCTTGAGGCTCAGGTCGACGGGTTCGAATATGTCGAAGTGCCGTCGGCAGAGGTGGCGCTTCAGGACGCAATCAAATCCTATCTGTTCAACGCCCAGCTGGTCACGCCGCCGGACGGCGAGACGACGCTGATCGTGCCCGAGGAAGCGCGCGCCACGCCGTCCGTGTGGCGGTGGGTCGAAAAGCATCTCGCCGGCAACGGGCCGATTCGGCGCGTGAAGGTCGTCGACGTTCGGGAGTCGATGGCCAACGGCGGCGGCCCGGCCTGCCTGCGCCTGCGCGTCGTCGCCGATCCCGACAGCGTCGACCCGCGGTTCTTGGTCGATGGCGAGAAGCTCGACCGCATCGCCGATGTCGTGAGTCGCCATTGGCCCGAGCAGATCGCGCCCGGCGAGCTTCAGAACGACGCGCTGATCGCCGATATCGAACGCGCGCGCGCGGCGCTTCTCCACGAACTGGACCTCGCCGACCTAGCCTGAGTCCCGCTGTGGGACAGGCGTCCCTCCTAAACGGACCTTTAACCCTATCCTTTAGGAAATTTCGGGCGCAAATCCGCCGTTCGCACGTTTACGCGTTTACGAATGGCAATGCTCAAGAAGATCGGACGCCTTTTCATCATCAAGACACGCTTCGAAGCGTGGCTTGTGACCTATGCCATCGCGCTTGGCGCGGTGGAGCGCGGGCGGCTTTATCTGGAAACCTATCCGGGCTTCGGCGGCTGGCTGCTGTTCCTCGCCTGCACGGGCGTGGTGTTCATCGCGGGTGCCAAGATCCTCGATTCGGTGAAGCCGGCCGAGCCGCAGGTCGCCGCCGGGCCCTATCGGGCGGCGCTACGCCGCCGGGCGCCTATTGGTCGTAGTCGACCCACGCGCCTGCTGAACCGTCCTTCTTCAAGGTCACGGATTTCACGTCGCACAGATTGACGCCGGCCCAGGTGACGGGCGCGCCATCGACCTTGGCGCGGATGTCGAACGCGCAATCGTCGTCCTTGAACGTGACTGGCGCCTTTGCGCCGGGCGCGGGCGATGCCTGTAGCGCCTTCCAATCCTGAGTGCCGGCACGGCGGATCGAAACCTCCGCAAGCGGCACGGGCGTGCCGTTGACGAGGACGAAATTGCCCGCGCCGCCCGGTCCCGGAGCGGCGGCCGCGAGCATTGCTGCGAGGAAGCCCATGACGATCATGGGGCGCGACTATAACCTAGCCGCGCCCCGACGTTAATCCGGACTTTTGCCTAACCTGGTACCGCGCTTAAGCGGCGTTGAGCTCAGCGTAGCTCGGCCGCTTGCCGCTCCAGAATACCGGCGCTGCCGCCGGTCCCTGCGTCGCCGCTTCCTTGAGCGGGAGCGCCGTCGAGCAGAAAGCGCATTCGGCCGACACCCGGCCGATCAGCCAGTGGGTGCGGCCGCAGCCGGGGCAGTGATTGACTTCACCGTCATGATAGACGGCGTGATAACCGCGAGCGCTCGGGTTGTACGGATTCCGGCGCGCCTCGATCGAACTCAGCATGGTGCTTTCCTTCGAAACCATTTGGCCGTTCAACGAGCGACGAGTCGTTCGGTTTCACCGGTAGATTGTTCGCAGGCGCGGCTGTCCCATTGCGGGGCCATTTGTCTGTTCCGGCACAGGCGGGTTGCCGTTATGGATCAAACAGTCCGCAGGCGGAACGATTCGGCTGTGGATATTAACCATCTGTTAGCCAATAGGGTGGATGGTTCTAGGGTTCTCAGCGGAAGGGGACCGGGGTGGAATCGAACGAGCGTTACTATCGCCGGCGCGCATCGGAAGAGCGGATGGCCGCGCAGCGCGCGATCAGCGAGAATGCGCGCGCATGGCACGCGAAGCTAGCCGAGGACTTCGCCGAGCGGGCAATCGCCTGCACCGCACCTTCGCACTGCGTTCAAAGCGCGCTCGCCGGCTGACCTTGATTTCCTGAATATATCCGGCAACCACCGGCCGCGGTGGACGACTGGGAAAAGCACTTCGTAGAAAAGAGCCGCCGGCGCGCCGATAAGGAGCGCGCTGAGCGACGGCGCAAGCGCCAGAACGCCAGGATCGCGCTGGTCATGATTGTGCTGGTGCTGATCGGCTCGGTCGCAGCACTGGTCTTCTTGCGCTAGCCTAGGTCCGCGTCCGTTTCCTCGATGGCATCGAGCACCGCTTCAGGAGCGACGCGCTTCTTCATTTCCTCCACCTCGTGGCGCTCGCCCGGATGGATGTCCATCCGCTCGGCCATGGCCGACACGAGCTCGACGAGCTTGGTGATCTCGGCTTCGGCGAGCAGGCTGACCTGAAGGTCGAGCTCGGCCCGGCGCTGGGCGTTGGCCGACATGCGGTTCTGGGTGATCAGGATGAAGGTCGACAGGAAGATCGCCTCGACCGACGCGATCATTGCCAGCGTGACGAAGCTCGGGTCCCAGCGCGGCAGGCCGGGCACCCAGCCGAGATTGGCGAGGATCCACAGGCCGTAAATCGTGGCATGGATGTAGACGAAGGCCATGCTCCCGGCGAACCGAGTGATAGCGCGGGCGAGCTTCTGATCGAGCGCGGCGCGCTGCTCCTCCTCTTCGCGCCGGCGCCGCAAGGTATCGATGTTGCGCCGTAGCGCACTGTTAAGGGAGCCGTCCTCGTTCATAAGCCATGCCAACGAAAGCCGGAGCAGCAGCGTTCCGGTTGGTCGGCAATCGGGGTTGCGCCACCCGGCGGCTCCCCCTATGTCGCGCCGAGCCGTTTCCCGGCACCCGCGCGCCCGTAGCTCAGCTGGATAGAGCACCAGACTACGAATCTGGGGGTCAGAGGTTCGAATCCTTTCGGGCGCGCCATTTACTTCGCCGGCCGGTTCGCGTCGGCGATGACCTTTTCCAGCATTGCGTCGAGCGTTGGCCGGTCGAACAGCCGGCCGCGGGCGATTACCATGTTCGGACGCTTCAGTGCATCGAGGTTGCGGCTGGGGTCGGCGCCAAGCAGGATCAGGTCGGCCCGTGCGCCCGGCGCAATGGTCCCGAAATCGGCTTTCCAGCCGCGCGCGGAACCGCCGTTCGGAAGCGAACGGAAATAATCGCGCGGTACCACGGTCGCCGCCTTCAAGGCGTCCATGGGCGAAAGGCCGGCAGCGGCAAGCGCCCGCACTTCCTGGTGCAGGCCCGGACCCCAGATCTGAAATGCCTGAGCGGTGTCCGAGCCGGCCATCAGCGGCACGCGCGCATCACGCAGCGCTTTGACGATCCGCCGGCGGAGCTCGGTGAACGCGGCAGCGTCGGCAGCGGTGTAGCCCGCCTCCTTGAGCTCGCCCAATTGCGCAGCCCATTGCTTCAGCGCCTGGGGCGGGACGTAGCGAAAGTCCGGGTTCGTCATCAGCCGTTCGGCCGGAGTCGTCACGTCGGCGATCTTTTCGAACAGGGACAGAGTGGGCACCTGCCAAGACCGCGCAGCCGCGGCCTTGGCCGCGATTTGCGCGAGTTGGGTGTCGCTGACCTTCGAGGCGGTCGCAATCACCGGAGGCGGCGGAACTTGGCCCCAGTCGAGCGACTGCCCCGGCGCCACCAGCTTCACGATCTCGGCGATGAAGCCGTCGAGATGCTCGACCTGCTGGCCGGCAGTGAACGCTCGATCGAGCCCGACCGCATTGTTGACGTGTCCCGCGGTCGGAATCACGGCCTTGCGCGCTTCATCCGCGACGGCCTGCCAGACGAGAGGATCGCTGAGCTCGTGCGACTTGATGAGGTCGAACTGCGCCGCCGCCGCCTTGCGTACCGCCTCCCTTCCCTGCTCCGCAGTCGGCGTGTTCTTGTCGTGGAGAGCCGGCGCTGCGGCATAAAGACGCGGCCCGGCGAGCTCGCCGGCTTCGATCTTCCCACGGACCACGAGGTTGCCGGGGGATCCGGCCATGCCGCGTGCGGTCGTCACGCCGTGGGCCAGCATGACGGCGAGCGCCCGCTGGGCCGCATCGCCGGCCTCTCCGTTCACGGGCGACAGATGGATGTGCATGTCGACGAGGCCGGGCATCAGAGTCTGCCCGCGAGCGTCGATCCGGCGTGCGTTCGCCGGCACCTTGATACGGCTGCGCGGGCCGACCTGCTCGATGCGGTCGCCGCGCACGATCACCGTCTGGTCGGTGAGGCGCTCCGGGCCTTCCATCGGCAAGACGGTCGCGCCGACGATCGCCAGCGGTTCGGCGGGCTGGCCGAAAGCCGGCGTTGCCGCAAAGGCGCCAAGCGCCACAATGAGCCTTCGAAAATGCACGAGACCTCCCCCCTTGATGCCCACGCCTGCTGATGTGGCCACGCGCACCCCGGGTCCAGCCTCAGATCGACAAGGGCGCCACAGGCTTCGACCGGGAAGCAGTTGATGGCCGCCATGCCGCACATTGTGATTCCACTGATCTGCCCATAGTCACCGTCAAATGACGGCTGGCGGGTTGGATCGGTTTGCGAGGGCAAGACAAGGCGCCTGCGCCGCATGACGCAGCTGCTGTTCAGCCGGGCCGGCCGGTTCGCTTTAGGCGCGGCGTCTTTCGCGCTCATCCTGTTCCTGGTGCTGATCCAGGTCGACCAGTTCCGCGACGACCGGCAGTTGCGCGACCGGGTCGAGGAGTCGCACGCGGCCCAAGCGCAGCTGTACCAGTTGCTGAGCGTCCATCAGGACATTGAAACGGGGCAGCGCGGCTATGTGCTGACCGGCAATCGCGACTTCCTGCAGCCCTATGACGATGGCCGGGCGCGGACGGCGACCACCTTTGAAGCGCTGAAGCGGATGGCCCCCGCCAGTCCGCAGATCGCCCGCGAGCTGCCGGGGCTGGCGGAGTTGACCCGGGAGAAGCTCGCTTTTTCGCGGCAAGTCGTCCAGCTGCGCATGAACGGCCGCGGAGCCGAGGCCGTGGCGCTGATTTCCGCCGGCGAGGGCAAAAGGGTCATGGACCGGATCCGCGATCGGGTCCGTCGGCTTGTTAGCAGCGAACGACAACAGCTCGCGTCCCTCAGTGCAGAAGCGGCCGCGTCGCGCCAGCGCGTGCAGCTGATCAGCGGAGCGATCCAGCTGCTGCTCCTGGCGCTGCTCGCGTCGGCTTACGTTGCATATCTCGCCAACGTCCGGCGTCTGACGGAAGCAACGGCGGAAGCCGCCGACCAAAGCGCGCGACAGGCTGCCATTTTCGACGACGCCCTCGACGCCATGC is part of the Sphingomicrobium sp. genome and encodes:
- a CDS encoding amidohydrolase family protein, producing MHFRRLIVALGAFAATPAFGQPAEPLAIVGATVLPMEGPERLTDQTVIVRGDRIEQVGPRSRIKVPANARRIDARGQTLMPGLVDMHIHLSPVNGEAGDAAQRALAVMLAHGVTTARGMAGSPGNLVVRGKIEAGELAGPRLYAAAPALHDKNTPTAEQGREAVRKAAAAQFDLIKSHELSDPLVWQAVADEARKAVIPTAGHVNNAVGLDRAFTAGQQVEHLDGFIAEIVKLVAPGQSLDWGQVPPPPVIATASKVSDTQLAQIAAKAAAARSWQVPTLSLFEKIADVTTPAERLMTNPDFRYVPPQALKQWAAQLGELKEAGYTAADAAAFTELRRRIVKALRDARVPLMAGSDTAQAFQIWGPGLHQEVRALAAAGLSPMDALKAATVVPRDYFRSLPNGGSARGWKADFGTIAPGARADLILLGADPSRNLDALKRPNMVIARGRLFDRPTLDAMLEKVIADANRPAK